From Chryseobacterium joostei, the proteins below share one genomic window:
- a CDS encoding efflux RND transporter periplasmic adaptor subunit, which produces MKTYIIPVLMILSLMACSKKEGEKKNQAQKGFELSNTMLSSISLAKVERKNIEDEYSFYGKISADKNSYIDVYPLVGGNVMSVNVELGDYVRKGQVLATIRSTELAEIQKDVSDAKTDMVVAKNNLRVAKEMYEGKLNTERDVLEAKSQLQKAEDQLQRATAVSTVYNVKTGNIYSVVAPINGYIVQKSINKDMQLRSDRSENIFDVANTTNVWAIMNVNESDIDKISLGMKAQVSTLSYPDKFFDGKIDKIFKIIDPQTNAMQARVVLDNANGLLIPDSKATIKVSSLESNTMLTVPSKAVIFDDNKSFVVVFKSRTDVKVREIKVSKQMGDVTYIADGLKEGEEVITNNQLLIYRSLNS; this is translated from the coding sequence CCGGTATTGATGATCTTATCATTGATGGCCTGCTCAAAAAAAGAGGGAGAGAAAAAAAATCAAGCCCAAAAAGGATTTGAGCTTAGTAACACCATGCTAAGTTCCATTTCCCTTGCAAAGGTTGAGAGAAAGAACATAGAAGATGAATACAGCTTTTACGGGAAAATTTCGGCAGACAAAAACAGTTATATAGATGTTTATCCACTGGTAGGAGGAAACGTGATGAGCGTAAATGTAGAACTTGGAGACTATGTAAGGAAAGGACAGGTTTTGGCAACCATTAGAAGTACAGAGCTTGCGGAAATTCAAAAGGATGTAAGCGATGCAAAAACCGATATGGTAGTAGCCAAGAATAATCTTCGTGTTGCCAAAGAGATGTACGAAGGAAAACTAAACACGGAAAGAGATGTACTGGAAGCAAAAAGCCAGTTGCAGAAAGCAGAAGATCAGCTACAGAGAGCAACGGCAGTAAGTACGGTTTATAATGTTAAAACAGGAAACATATACAGTGTCGTGGCACCTATTAACGGATACATTGTTCAGAAAAGTATCAATAAGGATATGCAGCTGAGAAGTGACCGAAGTGAGAATATTTTTGATGTTGCCAATACCACCAATGTATGGGCCATTATGAACGTCAATGAATCAGATATTGATAAAATTAGCCTTGGAATGAAAGCTCAGGTTTCAACACTTTCTTATCCGGATAAATTTTTTGATGGTAAAATTGATAAAATATTTAAAATCATTGATCCGCAAACCAATGCCATGCAGGCAAGAGTGGTCCTGGACAATGCCAATGGCTTGCTGATTCCGGATAGTAAGGCAACCATAAAGGTTTCTAGTTTGGAAAGTAATACCATGCTGACGGTTCCGTCTAAGGCAGTGATCTTTGATGATAACAAAAGCTTTGTTGTAGTCTTTAAATCAAGAACAGATGTGAAAGTTCGAGAAATAAAAGTATCAAAGCAGATGGGAGATGTGACTTACATTGCAGACGGCCTTAAAGAAGGAGAGGAGGTGATTACCAATAATCAACTGCTTATATATCGTTCTTTGAACAGCTAA